From the genome of Halobellus litoreus, one region includes:
- a CDS encoding GMC family oxidoreductase, with product MSGQTDSYDYVVVGAGTAGCAVSTRLSADPDRSVLVLEAGEPDHDRSIHVPAEVGNLFKSSVDWEYYTEPQEELHGRELYWPRGKTLGGSSSINAMIHIRGHPGDFDEWAELGNDGWSYEELLPYFKRSENSQTHRTTYHGVGGPLNVTELESPYHLSQVFVDAGIAAGYSRNYDFNGREQAGVGLYQVTQKDGERHSAADAYLKPALLERSNLTARTGAQVTELLFDGDRVVGVEYDDGDGRQTVHAEEEVVLSAGAINTPQLLLLSGIGPAEHLRSHDVDVAVDLPGVGRNLQDHLLVAVNYSCTGTTTRDDTGTLDDVVEYHAQGSGRLSSNGGEAGGFLRSDPSLDRPDVQFHFGPGYFMRHGFENPDEGHGFYVAATQVRPESRGRIELRSDDPFDEPAIDPRYLTEREDVDTMVEGVRRAREVAQAEPFDEYRGEEVWPGEDVESDEAIAEQVREHAQTIYHPVGTCKMGDGESAVVDDRLRVHGVSGLRVVDASVMPRIVGGNTNAATLAIAEKAADLIAEDE from the coding sequence ATGTCAGGACAGACGGACTCCTACGATTACGTCGTCGTAGGTGCTGGAACCGCGGGCTGTGCCGTCTCGACGCGGTTATCGGCGGACCCCGACAGAAGCGTCCTCGTGTTAGAGGCCGGCGAACCCGACCACGACCGCTCGATCCACGTCCCGGCCGAGGTCGGCAACCTGTTCAAGAGTTCGGTCGACTGGGAGTACTACACCGAACCGCAGGAAGAGCTGCACGGCCGCGAACTCTACTGGCCGCGCGGGAAGACCCTCGGCGGATCGAGTTCGATCAACGCGATGATCCACATCCGCGGACACCCGGGCGACTTCGACGAGTGGGCCGAGCTGGGCAACGACGGCTGGAGCTACGAGGAACTGCTCCCGTACTTCAAGCGCAGCGAGAACAGCCAGACACACAGGACAACGTACCACGGCGTCGGCGGCCCGCTGAACGTCACCGAACTGGAGTCGCCGTACCACCTCTCGCAGGTGTTCGTCGACGCCGGCATCGCCGCCGGCTACTCCCGAAACTACGACTTCAACGGGCGCGAGCAGGCGGGCGTCGGGCTCTACCAGGTCACGCAGAAGGACGGCGAGCGCCACAGCGCGGCCGACGCGTATCTCAAACCGGCGCTCCTGGAGCGCTCGAACCTGACCGCACGCACCGGCGCACAGGTCACGGAGCTCCTGTTCGACGGGGACAGAGTCGTCGGCGTGGAGTACGACGACGGCGACGGGCGGCAAACCGTCCACGCCGAGGAGGAGGTCGTCCTGTCGGCGGGCGCGATCAACACGCCGCAGTTGCTGCTGCTGTCGGGGATCGGTCCCGCCGAGCACCTCCGGTCGCACGACGTCGACGTCGCGGTCGACCTCCCGGGCGTGGGGCGGAACCTCCAGGACCACCTCCTCGTCGCCGTCAACTACTCCTGTACGGGAACGACCACCCGCGACGACACGGGAACGCTCGACGACGTCGTCGAGTACCACGCCCAGGGATCGGGGCGGCTCTCCTCCAACGGCGGCGAGGCCGGCGGGTTTCTCCGCTCGGACCCGTCGCTCGACCGGCCGGACGTCCAGTTCCACTTCGGACCGGGGTACTTTATGCGGCACGGCTTCGAGAACCCCGACGAGGGACACGGATTCTACGTCGCGGCCACGCAGGTCCGACCGGAGAGCCGCGGTCGGATCGAACTTCGATCCGACGATCCCTTCGACGAGCCGGCGATCGATCCGCGGTACCTCACCGAGCGCGAGGACGTCGACACGATGGTCGAGGGCGTCCGACGCGCCCGGGAGGTGGCGCAGGCCGAGCCCTTCGACGAGTACCGCGGCGAGGAGGTCTGGCCCGGTGAGGACGTCGAGAGCGACGAGGCGATCGCCGAGCAGGTCCGCGAGCACGCGCAGACGATCTATCACCCCGTCGGGACGTGCAAGATGGGCGACGGCGAGTCGGCCGTCGTGGACGACCGGCTCCGAGTTCACGGCGTCTCGGGGCTCCGCGTCGTCGACGCCTCGGTGATGCCGCGGATCGTCGGCGGCAACACGAACGCGGCGACGCTCGCGATCGCGGAGAAGGCGGCGGACCTCATCGCCGAAGACGAGTAG